From the genome of Candidatus Bathyarchaeota archaeon, one region includes:
- a CDS encoding 2-oxoacid:acceptor oxidoreductase family protein has protein sequence MYEVRWHGRAGQGVITVSRLLGIAAMMEGKHIQAFPEFGPERIGAPMSGFTRISDKPIEVRSKIYNPDAVIILDPTLPSFIDVSEGLKKDGKIIMNTKKHPRTVLEELGLKGPSCYSVDATEISIKTLGSARGINTVMLGALAKATGIVSMNAVRDAMKSRFKGDILEKNLVLLESGSQEVVRG, from the coding sequence ATGTATGAGGTTAGGTGGCATGGAAGGGCTGGACAAGGTGTGATAACGGTCAGCCGTCTTTTAGGAATAGCTGCTATGATGGAGGGGAAACATATCCAGGCTTTTCCAGAGTTTGGACCTGAAAGAATAGGCGCCCCGATGTCCGGATTCACAAGAATCTCTGATAAGCCTATAGAGGTGAGAAGTAAGATATACAATCCTGACGCGGTCATAATTCTAGACCCAACTCTGCCCTCCTTCATCGATGTGAGTGAGGGATTGAAGAAAGACGGCAAGATCATAATGAATACTAAGAAACATCCAAGAACGGTTCTTGAAGAGTTAGGCCTCAAGGGCCCATCATGCTACTCGGTCGACGCCACAGAGATCTCTATAAAGACTCTTGGCAGCGCAAGGGGAATAAACACAGTGATGCTGGGTGCGCTGGCTAAAGCCACAGGAATAGTCTCTATGAATGCTGTTAGGGATGCTATGAAGTCAAGATTCAAAGGAGATATTTTAGAAAAGAACTTGGTACTTCTTGAGAGTGGAAGCCAGGAGGTTGTTAGAGGATGA
- a CDS encoding rubredoxin, whose protein sequence is MKKYRCSVCGYVYDPLVGDPEGGVEPGISFEELPETWVCPLCGAPKDQFEPVD, encoded by the coding sequence TTGAAGAAATACAGATGTAGTGTATGTGGCTACGTTTATGATCCCCTAGTCGGAGATCCTGAAGGAGGCGTTGAGCCAGGAATATCCTTCGAAGAGTTGCCTGAGACATGGGTGTGTCCATTATGTGGCGCTCCCAAAGACCAGTTCGAACCCGTAGATTAG
- a CDS encoding pyridoxal phosphate-dependent aminotransferase: MVDVNKHLSERSRRLRQSAFAEFFAEAVEMERSGEDIIHLHVGEPDLPTPPHIVEAASKAMDDGYTHYTPPGGILELREAISEKLRRDNKIDVDPRREVAVLSGGYNALFCAFQALVDPGDEVIVPEPCLPQYWGDISMAGGIPVPIRLIEDEDFRPDLDDLKRKITSRTKLILINSPQNPTGSILKLKDMKEIADLAENNNLLVLSDEVYEKFIYDGSEHISFASIEGMDDRTLTINSLSKTYAMTGWRVGYVAGDSNLIDKIRMISEHAVWCPNSIAQKAAVAALKGPQECVRKMVDEFKERRDLIILGLNQISGFKCNTPRGAFYAFPNIKRVGLSSMDLAQMILRKAKVAIIPGVAFGESGEGNLRFSFANSKENIREAMERIKRVLG; this comes from the coding sequence GGACATTATACATTTACACGTCGGAGAGCCTGACCTTCCTACACCACCACATATAGTGGAAGCCGCCTCGAAGGCAATGGATGATGGTTATACACATTACACCCCTCCAGGGGGAATACTCGAACTTAGAGAAGCCATATCAGAGAAGCTCCGTCGAGATAATAAGATTGACGTAGACCCACGCAGGGAAGTCGCTGTTCTCTCAGGAGGTTATAACGCATTGTTCTGCGCATTCCAAGCCTTAGTCGACCCAGGGGATGAGGTTATCGTCCCTGAACCTTGCCTACCCCAGTACTGGGGAGATATAAGCATGGCAGGCGGCATACCGGTCCCTATCAGATTGATTGAGGATGAAGATTTCAGACCTGATCTCGATGATCTCAAGAGAAAAATTACAAGCAGAACAAAGTTGATCCTGATAAACTCACCACAAAACCCAACAGGCTCAATATTGAAATTGAAAGATATGAAGGAAATCGCGGATCTCGCTGAAAACAACAACCTCCTGGTCCTCTCAGATGAAGTCTATGAGAAATTCATTTACGACGGGTCTGAACACATCAGCTTCGCAAGTATCGAGGGAATGGATGATAGAACGTTGACAATCAATTCTCTATCGAAAACATATGCGATGACAGGATGGCGTGTAGGATATGTGGCAGGTGACAGCAACTTGATCGATAAGATCCGGATGATAAGTGAACATGCAGTGTGGTGTCCAAACTCAATAGCGCAGAAGGCAGCTGTAGCTGCTTTGAAGGGCCCACAAGAATGTGTGAGGAAGATGGTTGACGAGTTCAAGGAGAGGAGAGATCTGATCATATTGGGTCTGAACCAGATAAGCGGTTTCAAATGTAATACTCCGAGAGGTGCTTTCTATGCATTTCCAAACATAAAGAGAGTAGGCTTATCGTCGATGGATCTTGCTCAGATGATTCTTAGGAAGGCTAAGGTTGCAATAATCCCTGGGGTAGCGTTCGGTGAGTCAGGTGAAGGTAACCTCCGATTCTCTTTCGCCAACTCTAAGGAAAATATAAGGGAGGCCATGGAACGCATAAAAAGAGTATTAGGCTGA